Proteins found in one Cobetia sp. L2A1 genomic segment:
- a CDS encoding IS5 family transposase (programmed frameshift), with amino-acid sequence MAGRYEISDSQWQLIEDIVSPAQAMGRPRKDDRQMLNGIFWALCSGAKWRDLPERYGPWSTVYARFRQWRDDGTFEAVLSRLQLRLREDGLMDLETWMIDSTAVRATRASAGGGKKGGSEEPLDHAMGRSRGGITTKIHLICDRLGWPIAFTLSGGQESDTRYFMPTLEKVYLPGSLGRPRKRCRYIVADKGYDSDELRRYCDRVRIKPIIAQRRIKRKPRPGLPRGFDKPMYRQRNIVERSFSWLKEFRRIATRYEKLARSFYAMVCVACIRRCLRADFSYRT; translated from the exons ATGGCAGGACGTTACGAAATCTCTGATAGCCAATGGCAGTTGATCGAAGACATTGTGTCACCAGCTCAAGCGATGGGCAGGCCCAGGAAAGACGATAGACAGATGTTGAACGGCATCTTTTGGGCTCTATGCTCTGGCGCCAAGTGGCGCGACCTTCCCGAACGTTATGGCCCTTGGAGCACTGTCTACGCCAGGTTCCGCCAATGGCGTGATGACGGTACCTTTGAGGCGGTCTTGTCGCGCCTTCAACTTCGGCTTCGCGAAGATGGCCTAATGGATCTCGAGACCTGGATGATCGACTCAACAGCCGTTCGTGCAACACGCGCCTCCGCTGGTGGAGGCA AAAAAGGGGGATCTGAAGAACCCTTAGACCATGCAATGGGCCGGAGTCGTGGAGGCATCACGACCAAAATTCATTTGATCTGTGATCGCCTTGGCTGGCCCATCGCTTTCACACTGTCGGGAGGGCAAGAGTCGGATACCCGGTACTTCATGCCCACCCTGGAAAAAGTTTATCTACCGGGGAGTCTTGGTCGGCCACGAAAACGTTGCCGCTACATCGTGGCAGACAAGGGCTATGACAGTGATGAGTTGCGCCGTTACTGCGACCGCGTTCGAATCAAGCCGATCATCGCTCAACGAAGGATCAAGCGAAAACCCCGTCCAGGTCTCCCACGGGGTTTTGATAAACCTATGTACCGTCAGCGCAATATCGTGGAGCGTTCTTTCAGTTGGCTGAAAGAGTTTCGTCGTATTGCGACGCGATATGAAAAGCTGGCCCGTAGCTTTTATGCGATGGTATGCGTAGCTTGCATACGCCGCTGCCTACGAGCCGACTTTTCGTACAGAACCTAA